From one Triticum urartu cultivar G1812 chromosome 3, Tu2.1, whole genome shotgun sequence genomic stretch:
- the LOC125543883 gene encoding uncharacterized protein LOC125543883, whose protein sequence is MDFASELCAPCSVSRPALSLLCFVKKRPWRPSISNSRAAKPWKWPDPVGCGPIPTPVLIHAPASLTPSSPEPRCCAASLLRRHGLLLPLVVPSSSGSLVPNVDCASSASKSKAQPTPGGPSLLRGLPAPPTLTWALAHVLGIVSIVRIRSLRWFVFFMDSVFFLVGFKAR, encoded by the exons ATGGATTTTGCATCGGAGCTCTGTGCCCCTTGCTCTGTTTCGCGCCCCGCCTTGAGCCTCCTCTGCTTCGTCAA GAAGCGGCCATGGCGACCCTCCATCTCGAACTCCCGTGCCGCCAAGCCATGGAAATGGCCAGATCCGGTCGGATGTGGTCCAATCCCGACGCCGGTCCTCATCCACGCCCCTGCCTCGCTGACACCCAGCTCACCGGAGCCCCGTTGCTGCGCGGCCAGCCTTCTGCGTCGCCATGGCCTGCTGTTGCCTCTGGTGGTACCGAGCAGCAGCGGCTCGCTCGTCCCGAACGTTGACTGCGCCTCCAGCGCATCGAAAAGCAAGGCCCAGCCAACGCCAGGAGGGCCCAGCCTCCTCCGCGGCCTGCCCGCACCACCAACACTGACCTGGGCCTTAGCCCATG ttcTCGGTATCGTTtcgattgtgaggatccgttcactacgttggttcgtcttcttcatggattcgGTCTTCTTCCTAGTGGGATTTAAGGCAAGATGa